A genomic segment from Alkalilimnicola ehrlichii MLHE-1 encodes:
- a CDS encoding high-potential iron-sulfur protein has protein sequence MSHDIDTKRRNFLKTTALGVAAVPFAGVMLQQQVAKADLPQLSEDDDIAQSLDYVHDAADAADHSAYQEGSTCGNCSLWTGGDAQWGGCQIIPGHHVNRDGWCNAWVPAA, from the coding sequence ATGTCCCACGACATCGATACCAAGCGCCGCAACTTCCTCAAGACCACCGCCCTCGGTGTGGCCGCGGTCCCCTTCGCGGGGGTCATGCTGCAGCAGCAGGTGGCCAAGGCCGACCTGCCGCAACTGAGTGAGGACGACGATATCGCCCAGAGCCTGGACTACGTGCACGATGCGGCCGACGCGGCCGATCACAGCGCCTACCAGGAAGGCTCCACCTGCGGCAACTGCAGCCTGTGGACCGGCGGTGACGCGCAGTGGGGTGGTTGCCAGATCATTCCCGGTCACCACGTCAACCGTGACGGCTGGTGCAACGCCTGGGTGCCGGCGGCCTGA
- a CDS encoding alpha/beta hydrolase has product MSPILYPAVGFWPASRAGLELETICRGSRSDAPPLLFVHGAYAGAWCWDAHFLAWFARRGRQACAVSLRGHGESADRAHLHGASLEDYVEDVLSVAGRFHRPPVLVGHSMGGLVVQRCLRHMDPAGVVLMASVPPMGLSASAWQLLCQDPGLLWQLWLLQGLGPTQVNLHVAQRLLFSRPVADRQLLAYAGGLQQESQLALLDMSLPAPPPRRRHDVPMLVLGAADDALFPAWMVRATAATHGVKAEILPDMGHGMMLDAGWQRVAARIERWLREQVPCPATSDAAPTAQGWPSSRG; this is encoded by the coding sequence ATGTCCCCGATCCTATACCCCGCCGTCGGCTTCTGGCCCGCATCGCGTGCCGGGCTTGAGTTGGAAACCATCTGTCGCGGCAGTCGTTCCGACGCGCCGCCGTTGCTCTTCGTGCATGGTGCCTATGCCGGCGCCTGGTGTTGGGATGCCCACTTTCTGGCCTGGTTTGCCCGTCGTGGGCGGCAGGCGTGCGCGGTGAGCCTGCGCGGTCATGGTGAGAGCGCGGATCGGGCGCACCTCCACGGTGCCAGTCTGGAGGACTACGTGGAGGACGTGCTCAGTGTGGCCGGGCGCTTCCACCGGCCCCCAGTGCTGGTCGGCCACTCCATGGGCGGTCTGGTGGTCCAGCGTTGCCTGCGGCATATGGATCCGGCCGGCGTGGTGCTGATGGCCTCGGTCCCGCCGATGGGGCTGTCCGCCTCGGCCTGGCAACTGCTTTGCCAGGATCCGGGATTGCTCTGGCAGCTCTGGTTGCTGCAGGGCCTGGGGCCGACACAGGTGAATCTGCACGTGGCCCAACGGCTGCTGTTCTCACGGCCGGTGGCGGATCGCCAGTTGCTCGCCTATGCCGGGGGGCTGCAGCAGGAGTCCCAACTGGCACTGCTGGATATGAGCCTCCCGGCACCGCCGCCGCGGCGGCGTCACGATGTGCCGATGTTGGTCCTCGGCGCCGCCGACGATGCGCTGTTCCCGGCCTGGATGGTGCGCGCCACCGCTGCGACGCACGGGGTAAAGGCCGAGATCCTTCCGGACATGGGGCACGGGATGATGCTCGACGCCGGATGGCAGCGCGTCGCCGCGCGGATTGAGCGCTGGCTGCGCGAGCAGGTCCCGTGCCCCGCTACCAGCGATGCCGCTCCCACAGCTCAGGGTTGGCCCAGTAGTCGGGGTTGA
- a CDS encoding high-potential iron-sulfur protein yields MADTINQGRRRFLKTSALGVAAVPFTGLMLQQQVARADLPRLSEDDDIARSLDYRHDATEVTHSRYQDGQICGNCALWAGGDAEWGVCRIIPGKAVARAGWCNAWVAG; encoded by the coding sequence ATGGCCGACACAATCAATCAGGGCCGTCGCCGTTTCCTCAAGACCTCCGCACTGGGTGTGGCCGCAGTGCCCTTCACTGGGCTGATGCTCCAGCAGCAGGTGGCCAGGGCCGACCTGCCCCGGCTAAGCGAGGACGATGACATTGCCCGCAGCCTCGACTACCGCCACGACGCCACTGAGGTAACCCACAGCCGTTACCAGGACGGCCAGATCTGCGGCAACTGCGCCCTCTGGGCCGGTGGCGACGCCGAATGGGGTGTCTGCCGGATCATCCCGGGCAAGGCGGTGGCCCGGGCAGGCTGGTGCAACGCCTGGGTGGCCGGCTGA
- the pepN gene encoding aminopeptidase N gives MTDHKQRAAVKLSDYTPPAFRVEHIDLYFSLGEEYTRVRSRMRLCRAEGTDPHTPLHLDGEALELEALYLDGQALAIDDYLLTRQGLTIERVPDRFELEVHTLLRPQDNTALSGLYRSGGMFCTQCEAEGFRRITYYPDRPDVLSRFTTTIEADRERYPVLLSNGNAVDRGESEGGRHWVRWDDPWPKPSYLFALVAGDLHCHRDRYRTASGRDVQLAFYVEHANAGRTGHAMESLKRAMRWDEETYGLEYDLDIYMVVAVGDFNMGAMENKGLNIFNTQYVLASPETATDADFEAVEAVIGHEYFHNYTGNRVTCRDWFQLSLKEGLTVFREQQFSEAMGSPAVQRIQQVRLLRSAQFPEDASPMAHPVRPDAYVEINNFYTATVYIKGAEVIRMYHTLLGDGAFRNGVRRYLERFDGQAVTIEDFLQTMAETGGRDLTQFGRWYTQAGTPRLRVRDAFDADAGRYTLRVVQECPPTPGQPAKQPFHIPLAMGLVGRDGQALPLRLAGEPEGQATTRVLELTRSEQAFVFEGLAERPVPSLLRGFSAPVILDYDYSDDDLAFLLTHDSDAFARWEAGQQLAVRVILRRVHGERREEDLDKLRRAFAGVLEHPGLDASLAAEALALPQETYLAQQLEQADPVAIRAAREGVRAELAGALAATWRTVYSRYRPQGPWRLEPAAIAGRRLANLALGYLAATGAAEDDERVERQYHQADNMTDSLAALSLLADRDDAAAQAALDDFHQRWRHVPLVLDKWFRVQAMSRHPGALARVQSLLRHPDFDLHNPNRVRSVIGAFAQGNPAAFHDSSGEGYRLLADHILRLDTLNPQVAARMALPLSKWQRYDLPRQQIMKTELQRIAEAPSLSNDVYEVVSRSLENIA, from the coding sequence ATGACGGATCACAAGCAGCGTGCGGCGGTGAAGCTCAGCGACTACACCCCGCCCGCGTTCCGGGTGGAGCATATCGACCTGTACTTCTCCCTCGGCGAGGAGTACACCCGGGTGCGCTCGCGGATGCGGCTGTGCCGTGCCGAGGGCACCGACCCGCACACCCCACTGCACCTGGATGGCGAGGCCCTGGAGTTGGAGGCGCTTTACCTGGACGGCCAGGCGCTGGCGATCGACGACTACCTGCTTACCCGGCAGGGGCTGACCATTGAGCGCGTGCCCGACCGGTTCGAGCTGGAGGTGCACACCCTCCTCCGGCCCCAGGACAACACCGCGCTGTCCGGCCTGTATCGCTCCGGTGGCATGTTCTGCACCCAATGCGAGGCGGAGGGCTTCCGGCGAATCACCTACTACCCCGACCGTCCGGACGTGCTCAGCCGCTTTACCACCACCATCGAGGCCGACCGCGAGCGCTACCCGGTGCTTCTATCCAATGGCAACGCCGTGGACCGCGGCGAGAGCGAGGGGGGCCGCCACTGGGTCCGCTGGGACGACCCCTGGCCCAAGCCCAGCTACCTCTTCGCGCTGGTGGCGGGGGACCTGCACTGCCACCGCGACCGCTACCGCACCGCCTCCGGTCGCGACGTGCAACTGGCCTTCTACGTGGAGCACGCAAACGCCGGACGCACCGGCCACGCCATGGAGAGCCTCAAGCGCGCCATGCGCTGGGACGAGGAGACCTACGGCCTGGAGTACGACCTGGACATCTACATGGTCGTGGCCGTGGGCGACTTCAACATGGGCGCCATGGAGAACAAAGGGCTCAACATCTTCAACACCCAGTACGTCCTGGCCAGCCCGGAGACCGCCACCGACGCCGATTTCGAGGCGGTGGAGGCGGTGATCGGCCACGAGTATTTTCACAACTACACCGGCAACCGGGTGACCTGCCGCGACTGGTTCCAGCTCAGTCTCAAGGAAGGTCTGACGGTCTTCCGCGAGCAGCAGTTCAGCGAGGCGATGGGCTCACCGGCGGTGCAGCGCATCCAGCAGGTGCGCCTGCTGCGCTCGGCCCAATTCCCGGAAGACGCCAGCCCCATGGCCCATCCGGTCCGGCCCGACGCCTACGTCGAGATCAACAACTTCTACACCGCCACGGTCTACATCAAAGGCGCGGAAGTGATCCGCATGTACCACACCCTGCTGGGCGACGGCGCCTTCCGCAACGGTGTGCGCCGTTACCTGGAGCGCTTTGACGGCCAAGCAGTGACCATCGAGGACTTCCTCCAGACCATGGCCGAGACCGGTGGCCGGGACCTCACCCAGTTCGGGCGCTGGTACACCCAGGCCGGCACACCCCGCCTGCGAGTGCGCGATGCCTTCGACGCGGACGCCGGGCGTTACACCCTGCGCGTAGTGCAGGAGTGCCCGCCCACCCCTGGTCAGCCGGCAAAGCAGCCGTTCCACATCCCGCTGGCGATGGGCCTGGTGGGACGGGACGGGCAGGCGCTCCCCCTGCGGCTGGCCGGCGAGCCCGAGGGCCAGGCCACGACCCGGGTGCTGGAGTTGACCCGCTCGGAGCAGGCTTTCGTCTTCGAGGGCCTGGCCGAGCGGCCGGTGCCCTCCCTGCTGCGGGGCTTTTCCGCGCCAGTCATCCTCGACTACGACTACAGCGACGACGACCTGGCCTTCCTGCTCACCCACGACAGCGATGCCTTTGCCCGCTGGGAGGCCGGTCAGCAGCTCGCCGTGCGGGTGATCCTGCGCCGGGTGCACGGCGAGCGTCGGGAGGAGGACCTGGACAAGCTCCGGCGCGCCTTTGCGGGGGTGTTGGAGCATCCCGGGCTCGACGCCTCATTGGCGGCCGAGGCCCTCGCCCTGCCTCAGGAGACCTACCTGGCGCAGCAGCTCGAGCAGGCCGATCCCGTGGCCATCCGGGCAGCGCGCGAGGGCGTGCGCGCGGAACTGGCGGGCGCCCTGGCCGCCACCTGGCGGACCGTCTATAGCCGCTACCGGCCCCAGGGCCCATGGCGGCTCGAACCGGCGGCTATTGCCGGACGGCGCTTGGCCAATCTCGCCCTCGGCTACCTGGCGGCCACCGGCGCGGCCGAGGACGATGAGCGGGTCGAGCGTCAATACCACCAAGCCGACAACATGACCGACAGCCTAGCCGCCCTCAGCCTGTTGGCCGACCGCGACGACGCCGCAGCGCAGGCCGCCCTGGACGACTTCCATCAGCGCTGGCGTCACGTGCCGCTGGTGCTGGACAAGTGGTTCCGGGTGCAGGCCATGTCGCGTCATCCCGGCGCACTGGCACGGGTCCAGTCCCTGCTCCGGCATCCCGATTTCGACCTGCACAACCCGAACCGGGTCCGCTCGGTCATCGGGGCCTTCGCCCAGGGCAACCCCGCGGCCTTTCACGACTCCAGCGGCGAGGGGTACCGCCTGCTGGCCGACCACATCCTGAGACTGGATACTCTCAATCCCCAAGTCGCCGCGCGGATGGCGCTGCCCTTGAGCAAGTGGCAACGTTACGATCTGCCGAGGCAGCAGATAATGAAAACCGAACTCCAACGGATCGCTGAGGCCCCTTCGCTGTCGAACGACGTGTACGAGGTGGTCTCCCGCAGTCTGGAGAACATCGCCTGA
- a CDS encoding DUF6231 family protein, with product MSDQGFQVLAHALADAQPRSVLAVGPLAGEVATRLFDRETTKQIALDTGEASDALARQGVVDIAILTDTLERLDRREASGLLARLRDVYARRVVLLVAHDRCQWSGTDLTALGFSRLHDAPGAGTLYGFDIATYKTTPDWLNPDYWANPELWERHRW from the coding sequence ATGTCTGACCAGGGCTTCCAGGTACTGGCCCACGCCCTCGCCGACGCACAGCCCCGCTCCGTGCTGGCCGTTGGCCCGCTCGCCGGGGAAGTGGCTACGCGCCTTTTCGACCGCGAGACAACAAAGCAGATCGCCCTGGATACCGGGGAGGCCAGCGACGCGCTGGCCCGCCAAGGGGTGGTCGACATCGCGATACTGACCGACACCCTGGAGCGCCTCGACCGGCGTGAGGCGAGTGGGCTGCTCGCCCGGCTGCGCGACGTTTACGCCCGGCGGGTGGTCCTCCTGGTGGCGCACGACCGCTGCCAGTGGTCCGGCACGGACCTCACCGCCCTGGGCTTCTCGCGGCTGCACGACGCCCCCGGGGCCGGCACCCTCTACGGGTTTGATATCGCCACCTATAAGACGACCCCGGACTGGCTCAACCCCGACTACTGGGCCAACCCTGAGCTGTGGGAGCGGCATCGCTGGTAG